The genomic window CTTCGTCTTCAAATAGATCATCATCGTCTTCATCAGACAAATCAGTATCTTCTGGGTCGTCATCATTATAATCGATGGCATCTTCGTCATCATTGATAAAGGCATTGACTTTTTTGCGTTTACGACGACGTGGTGTATCCTCGTCTTCTTCGTCGATTCCATGGTTGACTTCTTCATCGATTGAATCAATGGCATACCATGAACGCAAGCCCCAACGATTGTCGCCTAATGAAATAAAGCTACCGTCAATATTTAAGTCAGTATAAAATTGTGCGAGTGAATCACGAATGTCACTATCTGATTTGCCAAGATAAGTTTGGATCTCATTTGCTAAATCAGAAAAGTCCATCACATCACCACGCTGCTCTAAGATCGCGTGTGCGACTTCGATCATTGATAATTCGTTTTTGTTTGCACCTTCAAATACACTAATTTCCAATCAGGACACGTCCTTTCACAGTCTACTCCTTATCATACAAAATCACAGGTAAAAAATCAAACGTTTCTTTGCTATTTTATGCAGTAAAATCTAAGACCATCTCATATTCACCTATTTTTTCTATTCCCATGAATAAATCGTACTCGATCATGACTTTGCCAGCGGTTGGTCGATCTTTTAGACTGACGTGTAATTCCTTCGTGAATGTGTCGACTTGAATCATTCCGTAAGGGGTCCGATAATGAGTCTCCAGGCGTTCACGATAGGCAAATTTCAAACGCATACGCATTTCACCAGCACGGATCAATTGAACGTGCCCATCTGGCATGATCTTGATTGTGACAGGAATCTCTTCCTGTCCTTCTTGGATCTCTTTATAGCGTATGTATAAGGTATCGCCAATTTTGACCATCTGTCCTTTCAGATCAAAATAAAAATCTTGTTGTTCTCCTTGTTGTTTCACCTTCGTACGTAATTGTATCGAAATCGGTAATCCAGATCGTTCCATTAGACATTCTCCTTTTCTCATAGCTACATTGTTCCCACTTTCCATTGATTTGTCAACCGACAGGTCTAAAGAGCGGATAACTTTTTTCCTCTCTTCTTTAATAATTTGGAGTATAATGAAGGAAGTGGGCGTGATACTCCTATTGTATTATAACGATTTGGTGGCTGTGACATGAGCCTCTCGTCACACCTAAGTTCAAATAAAAGATAGGTAAAGCACCCGTTCTCAAACAGATTTAACTAGGAGCTGAGTACATGACATCCATCATTTTGGATCAAGAAGTCTACCACACAAATGATTTTTCTCCGTTTGCTTTAACGGATATTTTAACAGAGAATTCAAAAAAAAAGCAACAAACTTTTCTACATTTTTGGCAATATCAACAGACAGTTATTCTTGGTATGAAAGATACTCGGACACCCTTTTTAGCTGATGGGATAAAGGCTATCCAACATGCGGGATTTACTCCAGTGATCCGCAATGCCGGTGGACTTGGCATCATTTCGGATCAAGGAATCTTGAATATCTCATTGATTTTCCCGCAAGAGGATGAGAATAAGATCTCGATCGATGAAGGCTACGAAAAGATGCTCGCTCTGACTCGCCAAGCTTTTCCTGTTTACGCCGACAAAATAGAAGCCTATGAAATCAAAGAGTCCTACTGTCCAGGTACGTATGACCTTAGTATCGATGGTAAAAAATTTGCCGGGATTGCCCAACGTCGCATTAAAAACGGGATTTCAGTCATGATGTACCTTAGCGTGAATGGTGACCAAGAAAGACGTGGCGAATTGATGCGGCAATTTTATCAACAAGCGTTGAAAGAACAATTTGGTACGGATGGCTACCCTGCCGTGAGACCAACCAGTATGGCGACATTAGAAGAGTTATTCGCTACGTCATTGACGATCGTGCAAGTAAAAGAGTCATTTATCAAGGCATTTGATACAATGTATCCAACAAGTATTTCGATGGACTCTGACGCTTGGCAAAAAGCCAATGTCTCACCCGATGAGTGGCAAGTACAAATCGAACGTATGAACCAACGAAATGCACTAAAGGAGGTGGCTTATGACAACACCTTATAAATATAAAATGTTACCGATGGAAAAAGTGTTTAGAGATCCTGTGCATAACTATATCCATGTGCAGCATCAAGTAATTTTAGATTTGATCAATTCTAAAGAAGTCCAACGATTACGGCGGATCAAACAACTCGGTACTTCGTCATTTACTTTTCATGGCGCAGAACATAGTCGTTTTACTCATTCGTTGGGTGTATACGAAATCTCTCGTCGCATCTGTGATATTTTTTCAAGAAATTTCTCCATTGAAAAAATCGGTCCTTCTGGTTGGGATGATCGGGAACGTTTAGTCACATTATGTGCCGCCTTACTCCACGATATTGGTCACGGACCTTATTCACATACATTTGAACATATTTTCCAAACCAATCATGAAGCAATCACTGTTGAGATCATCACTTCGCCAGAAACCGAAGTCTACCAGATTTTGAATCGTGTCGAAGAAGGCTTCCCTGAAAAAGTGGCTAGCGTGATCCAAAAAACCTATCCAAATCCACAAGTCGTCCAAATGATCTCTAGTCAGATCGACGCTGATCGCATGGATTACCTTTTACGTGATGCCTACTTTACCGGTACGGAATATGGGACATTCGATTTAACGAGGATCTTGCGTGTGATTCGCCCCTATCAAGGAGGCATCGCCTTTTCTATGAATGGGATGCATGCGGTAGAAGATTATATCGTCAGTCGTTATCAAATGTACGTCCAAGTGTATTTCCATCCCGTTTCACGTGGCATGGAAGTTGTGTTAGAGCATCTATTGCATCGCGCCCATGAACTTTATCATCAAGAAGATGATAGCTTTGCACGACATTCACAGCTCCTTCTACCATTTTTAGATGGTACCTTTAGTTTAGAGGAATATCTCAAGCTAGATGATGGGGTGTTGAATACTTGTTTCACGCAATGGACGGACTCGTCTGATCCGATCCTCAGTGATTTAGCCAAACGTTTTTTGAATCGTAAACCATTGAAATCCGCGATGTTTTCTGGTGATCGTCAGTCGCCATTGATTGCTGAACTGACTTCTTTAGTTGAAAAAGTGGGCTACAATCCTAACTATTATACGGCGATCAATTCCAGTTATGATCTTCCTTATGACTTTTATCGTCCTGAAGAAGGCAGACATCGAACACAAATCGAAATCTTGCGAAATGACGGAACTTTGGTAGAATTATCAGAGGTCAGTCAATTAGTTGCTGCATTAGCAGGGCAAGAACAAGGAGATGAACGTTTCTTCTTTCCAAAAGAAATGGTTGATCCTTCCTTGCGTAATCACTATGATCTTTTTGACGAAACCTATCAAGAATTTGCGCGTCATATCCATAATGGCGCATTGATTGAAGAAATAAACTAACTAAGGAGAACATTATGTCTATCAAATTAGTCGCTATCGATATCGATGGCACCCTTTTAAATGAAAAAAGAGAAATCACACAAGAAGTCAAAGAAGCAATTGCAAGCGCTGTGGAAAAAAACGTGGCGATCGTCCTATGTACAGGTCGACCTCTTCCAGGTGTCAAAAATCAATTGAATGAATTAGGATTATACCAAGATAATGATTATGTGATCACTTATAATGGAGCTTTGGTCCAACAAACAAAATCAGGTAAGATCATCGCTCGTCATGGCTTAACTTACGAAGATTTCTTAGAGATCGAAGTGATGGCAAGACGTGTAGGCAGTCATTTACATTCCATCGATGATCAAACGATCTATACTACAAATCGTGACATCAGCCCTTACACTGTCCATGAAGCATTTTTAGTCAATATGCCGTTGAAATATCGGACAGCGGATGAAATGACCCCTGACATGAGTATCGTGAAAATGATGATGATCGACGAGCCAGAGATTTTAGATGCGGCAATCGCTCGTTTACCGCAAACATTCCGCGAAAAATATACGACTGTCAAGAGTTCCCCTTTCTATTTTGAGATCTTGAACAAAGAGGCAAGTAAAGGAGCGGCTGTTGCTAACTTAGCGCAACATCTAGGAATCAATCAAGATGAGATCATGGCGATCGGCGATAACGAGAATGATCTGTCGATGATCGAATACGCTGGATTAGGTGTGGCAATGGGAAATGCTGTGCCATTGATAAAAGAAGCTGCCAACGTGATCACTGCAACGAACGATGAACACGGTGTTGCCGAAGCAATCAAAAAATATGTCTTATAAGACCAATGAATAAGAAACAGCTCATTGAGAGGGTCGAAATGCTGACTCTCTGATGAGCTGTTTTTTGCTGTTCAATTGTTCAGCGCTAGCCATTGCTCGACTGCCCAACGGTGGCTCCCTCGCTTCAATTTCTCCAAAGCAGTTTCAGGAGTGACCCACCAGATCGATTGATCTGTTTCAATTGGTTCCCCCACCTCCTGCCAGCTTTTTGCCACGTAAAAATAGCCAGGATTATGATAATATGTTTTTCGATGCTTTGAGTAAAAATACTCTGCGGCTTCGCCTAAATAACAAGCAATCTCCGCCCTTATCCCCATCTCTTCTAACAATTCACGAGCAATCGCTTCTTCGTTGGTTTCTTCTCCCTCTTTTTCACCTCCAGGTAGAAAAAAGGCACCATTTGGCGCTTCGATCATTGCGATTTTCTCATGTGATTCGACAATGATATACGCTGCATAACGGTCTTGGTAGTTTGCAGACTCGTCTTTTTCGCCAAACATTGGTTTTTCCATAGGTTATATCCTCTCATCTTTTTCTTTCTATTCTACATGAGAGTTTTCTCATAAACAAGCACAAACCCATATTGTACATGTATTTTTTGATATGATAAATAGGAAAAGGTAGAAACAGAAAGGAAGATTTATTTATGAAAATGGCTCATACTTGCGTACGTGTAAAAGATCTTGATGCTTCTTTAGAATTTTATCAAAAAGCATTTGGTTTTGAAGAAAGTCGCCGTCGTGATTTTCCAGAAAACAAATTCACACTGGTTTACTTGACTTTACCAGGAGATGATTACGAATTAGAGTTGACTTACAACTATGACCATGAAGGATACGACTTAGGAAACGGCTATGGTCATATCGCTATTTCAGCGGATGACTTGGAAGCACTTCATGAAAAACATCAAGCAGAAGGCTTTAACGTGACTGACTTGAAAGGACTTCCTGGAACTGCTCCTTCTTATTACTTCGTTGTCGATCCTGATGGCTATAAGATCGAAGTAATCCGTACAAAATAAAACGTTGCAAAAAAGCAGAGGAAGCTTACACGTTGTGTTTGCTTCTTCTGCTTTTATTTTTGATCAGTCACAGTTACCCGATCAGTACACTTTCTTCTGGATATTTATATTTTGCTTCTGTTCGATTTCCTTTGACAAGTAAAGAGAAAAAGACAGTCAAAATGCCTACACGTCCAATATACATCAATG from Enterococcus sp. DIV1094 includes these protein-coding regions:
- a CDS encoding VOC family protein gives rise to the protein MKMAHTCVRVKDLDASLEFYQKAFGFEESRRRDFPENKFTLVYLTLPGDDYELELTYNYDHEGYDLGNGYGHIAISADDLEALHEKHQAEGFNVTDLKGLPGTAPSYYFVVDPDGYKIEVIRTK
- a CDS encoding NUDIX domain-containing protein encodes the protein MEKPMFGEKDESANYQDRYAAYIIVESHEKIAMIEAPNGAFFLPGGEKEGEETNEEAIARELLEEMGIRAEIACYLGEAAEYFYSKHRKTYYHNPGYFYVAKSWQEVGEPIETDQSIWWVTPETALEKLKRGSHRWAVEQWLALNN
- the yidA gene encoding sugar-phosphatase; the encoded protein is MSIKLVAIDIDGTLLNEKREITQEVKEAIASAVEKNVAIVLCTGRPLPGVKNQLNELGLYQDNDYVITYNGALVQQTKSGKIIARHGLTYEDFLEIEVMARRVGSHLHSIDDQTIYTTNRDISPYTVHEAFLVNMPLKYRTADEMTPDMSIVKMMMIDEPEILDAAIARLPQTFREKYTTVKSSPFYFEILNKEASKGAAVANLAQHLGINQDEIMAIGDNENDLSMIEYAGLGVAMGNAVPLIKEAANVITATNDEHGVAEAIKKYVL
- a CDS encoding HD domain-containing protein codes for the protein MTTPYKYKMLPMEKVFRDPVHNYIHVQHQVILDLINSKEVQRLRRIKQLGTSSFTFHGAEHSRFTHSLGVYEISRRICDIFSRNFSIEKIGPSGWDDRERLVTLCAALLHDIGHGPYSHTFEHIFQTNHEAITVEIITSPETEVYQILNRVEEGFPEKVASVIQKTYPNPQVVQMISSQIDADRMDYLLRDAYFTGTEYGTFDLTRILRVIRPYQGGIAFSMNGMHAVEDYIVSRYQMYVQVYFHPVSRGMEVVLEHLLHRAHELYHQEDDSFARHSQLLLPFLDGTFSLEEYLKLDDGVLNTCFTQWTDSSDPILSDLAKRFLNRKPLKSAMFSGDRQSPLIAELTSLVEKVGYNPNYYTAINSSYDLPYDFYRPEEGRHRTQIEILRNDGTLVELSEVSQLVAALAGQEQGDERFFFPKEMVDPSLRNHYDLFDETYQEFARHIHNGALIEEIN
- a CDS encoding DUF1934 domain-containing protein; the protein is MERSGLPISIQLRTKVKQQGEQQDFYFDLKGQMVKIGDTLYIRYKEIQEGQEEIPVTIKIMPDGHVQLIRAGEMRMRLKFAYRERLETHYRTPYGMIQVDTFTKELHVSLKDRPTAGKVMIEYDLFMGIEKIGEYEMVLDFTA
- a CDS encoding lipoate--protein ligase family protein yields the protein MTSIILDQEVYHTNDFSPFALTDILTENSKKKQQTFLHFWQYQQTVILGMKDTRTPFLADGIKAIQHAGFTPVIRNAGGLGIISDQGILNISLIFPQEDENKISIDEGYEKMLALTRQAFPVYADKIEAYEIKESYCPGTYDLSIDGKKFAGIAQRRIKNGISVMMYLSVNGDQERRGELMRQFYQQALKEQFGTDGYPAVRPTSMATLEELFATSLTIVQVKESFIKAFDTMYPTSISMDSDAWQKANVSPDEWQVQIERMNQRNALKEVAYDNTL
- the rpoE gene encoding DNA-directed RNA polymerase subunit delta produces the protein MEISVFEGANKNELSMIEVAHAILEQRGDVMDFSDLANEIQTYLGKSDSDIRDSLAQFYTDLNIDGSFISLGDNRWGLRSWYAIDSIDEEVNHGIDEEDEDTPRRRKRKKVNAFINDDEDAIDYNDDDPEDTDLSDEDDDDLFEDEDDDDEEIAAYNSDLQEIGADTGDDEEEIPGNIEEDLSIIEDDDDEEDEEFEDEDFPEE